TGCAAAGCGTTTGTTTTCATCAAAGACAGAAAGACATTTCTTAAATACAATTCCTTTGACTTTTCCGTTTTCTGTAAGGATTTCCTTCGGTCCCCAGCCACAGTTCAGAGTGATGCCTTCTTCCTGTGCCTCTGTGATTTCCTCTTCTGATGCAGGCATAATCTCTCTGCTTTCCAGACAGAACATGGAAACCTCAGATGCTCCGCAGCGGCTTGCAGTTCTCGCCACGTCAATGGCTACGTTTCCGCCTCCTACGACTACGGTACGTCCTTCTACCGGATAATTCTGATTGTCACCTACTGTACGAAGGAAATCTACGGCAGTCATAACACCTTCTGCATCTTCTCCTTGGATATTGGCTTTTCTTCCTCCCTGACATCCGATTGCAAGATAAAAGGCTTTATAGCCCTGTTTACGCAGTTCCTCTAAGGTAATATCTTTTCCTACTTCAATACCGCATTTAATTTCCACACCCATCTGGCGCATCACATCAATTTCTGCCTCTACCACATCTTTTTCCAGTTTAAAAGAAGGTATTCCGTAAACCAGCATACCGCCCGGCTTTTCATTCTTTTCAAAAACAGTAGGCTTATAACCTTTTTCTGCAAGATAAAAGGCACAACTAAGTCCTGCCGGACCACCGCCTATAATGGCAATCTTCTCTTCAAATAATCTGCCTGTGGTAGGCGGAATAATCGGCGGAATATAACGGTTTTCTGCTGTCAAATCCTGCTTTGCAATGAATTTCTTTACTTCGTCAATGGCAACCGCCTGATCAATGGTTCCTCTTGTGCAGGCATCTTCACATCTGCGGTTACAGATATGTCCGCATACTGCCGGAAACGGATTTTCTTTTTTAATCAAAGCCAGCGCTTCTCTGTATTTGCCCTGTGCGGCTTTTTTCAAATAGCCCTGTACTGCAATATGCGCAGGACAGGCTGTTTTACATGGCGCTGTACCGGTGTCATAGCAGTTAATCCGATTGTTATCCCGATAATCTTCATCCCATTTTTCCGGTCCCCACTTCACGGCATCCGGAAGCTCATGCTTCGGGTATTCGATTGGTCCATCTTTTGTACAGAGCTTCTGTCCCAGCTTGACCGCTCCTGCCGGACAATATTCCACGCATCTGCCGCAGGCAACACAATTTTCTGTCTTTACGTGAGCAACATAAGCAGACCTTGACATATTCGGCGTATTAAACAGCTGGGAAGTACGTAGTGCATAGCATACATTGACATTACAGTTGCAGATGGCAAAAATTTTATTTTTTCCGTCAATATTGGTAATCTGATGTACAAAGCCATTATCCTCAGCCTTTTTCAAAATATCCAGCACTTCCTCATAAGTGATATAGCGTCCGCCCTTTTGTGTTTCTACTACGTAATCTGCCATATCCCCCACTGCAATACACCAATCCTCCGGGTCATCTGCACAGCCTTCCTCATAGGTCTGTCTTGACAATCTGCAAGAACACGGACTTGCCGCATATTTTCCTTCATATTTTTTCAGCCAGTGAGAAATATGCTCAATGTCAATGGACTGATTTTCCATTTCAATGGCTTTTTCTACCGGAATAACGTGCATACCGATACCGGCTCCTCCCGGCGGCACCATTGGTGTTACTTTTTCTAAAGGCAGTCTTGACATCCTTTCAAAAAATCTGCCAAGTTCCGGATGTTCCTCAAGCTGTTTGCGGTTCATATTCGTAAATTCTGCACTGCCAGGCACAAACATAGGAAGTACATATTGTTTTTCTCTTTTAGGATTTTCCCAGTTATATTCCAAAAGCCCTACAATACTCATTTCTTCCAAAAGTTTTTCCAGTTCTTTTTCTTCTTTACCCGTAGCTTTTAAAATCTGAGAAAATGTCATAGGCTTACGCACCTTCATTTTCAGCGCCACTTCTGCCATTTCATCTGTTACAACGCATGCTAATCCCCAGTATTCTGGATCATCTACGGTCACCTTATGTCCGATACGATCTGTAATTTTCTGTCCCAGCTTTAAAATTAATTCTCTTTTTTCTGCCATACGTGACTCTCCCTTTCTGTTTCTACTCTTTCCAATGCTTTACTTCATCTAAAAGCCACTCAAACCACTGCTGCATCCCTTCCCCTGTCTTTGCACTAATAGGAATAATTTTTGCTTTTGGATTACGCATCAAAATATTTTTCTTACACGCCTCCATATCAAAGTCAAAATACGGAATTACGTCTACTTTGTTAATAAGAACTACATCGCACACGGAAAACATAAGCGGGTATTTCAACGGTTTATCATGGCCTTCCGGTACACTTAAAATCATGGCATTTTTTACTGCCCCTGTGTCAAACTCTGCAGGACAAACTAAATTTCCCACATTTTCCAAAATTGCCAAATCCAGTTCATCTGTCTCAAGACCTTCCAGCCCCTGAGCTGTCATGCCGGCATCCAAATGACACATTCCTCCCGTATGGAGCTGAATGGTTTTTACTCCCAAATCAGATATTGTTTTTGCATCCACGTCAGAGTCAATATCTGCCTCCATAACCCCAATGCGAAGCTCCCCTTTTAAAGCTTTAATGGTTCCTGTAAGGGTTGTAGTTTTTCCTGAACCGGGAGAAGACATTAGGTTTAATAGGAATAACTTTTTCTCCTTCAACTGCTTGCGAAGCTCATCGGCACGTTTTTCATTGCCGGAAAATACACTTTTTTTAATTTCCAGAACTTTGAATTTGTCCATTGCCCTTCCTCCGTTCTAATTGGTTGTACCAATTTTGTTATTTTATCGACATTATATTATTATGACGATTTTTTGTCAATATAACTTCTGTTTTTCATATATTTTATCCTATTTTTCTCTGTTTTCCCCTTCGTTTATGTCAATTTTTGTATTTGGTATCTGGTATAACCAATTCCATTTTTAAAAAAGAAAGAGAGGATATGATAAATCTCAAATCATAACCTCTCTCTATCAGCTTTAACTGTTCTTAACAAACTCAGCTCCGCATTTGGGGCATCTTACACTAATCTTACCTTTTCCCTTTGGAATACGGATTTTCTGTTTGCACTGGGGACATGTATAAATATGAAAGTCCTTTCTCTGCTGCTGTATGTATTTTGTTTTCCCGAAAAATCTTCGTACCTTATTTTCCAACGCCAGATATTTTTGATTTTCCGCATATCGCTTTGAAATATTTCTGGAAAACACACGGAAATAAATAAGAATAACAAGTAAAAATTCCCATGAAGTAAGCAACACGCTAAAGTATACATTATCCACGAAAATATCCAACATGGCACAGACCAGAAAAACAATCAGCATCGCCTGATTTAAACGGTCACTGCCATACCTTCCATACATAAATCGCTGAAACGCTTCTCTTATTTTATTCATACTGCAATTCTTCCTTCCTAATATCTTCAAATACCTTTTGTACAAAGGCTTTTGCGCCTTCTAAATCCTGCGTGTCAGGATGAAGCATTGCCATGTCAAAATTACGGAGCATAGCATTTATCATCTTCGTATTTTCCGGTGTCTTCATGCTGAGATATTTCTCACGCACAGAAATCGGCATCTTTCCCTGACAGATATAAGCGCCCAGATATTCGTTGTCATCCTCAATAAAAACACGTATGTTTTCTTCGATTTTTTTATAATATTCCAAATCATTTCCCATGCCGCAGGTACCGAATAATGCAATCTTCTTTCCCTGAAGGCTGCCCAGATAATCCAACACCTCCACGCTGGCACTTCCTCTGTCCGTCCAAAATCCTATAAAATATATGTCTCCCATTTCATAATCTGTCTGTCCTTCTAAAGGTGCAATATCCTTACACTGTCCGGGAACAGCCTCAAAAATTGCTTTTGCCAGCTTTTCTGTATTGCCGGTTCTGCTCTTGTACAATACCTGCGTTTTCATGTTCATCTTCCCTTCTATTGTTGTCATAATAGTATTTTATCACAAAACAATAGAAATAATATTTCTTAATTCTTAAAAACTCTAAACTCTCTATAAAGTTTTTCCTGCATACACTTTATTTAATATGCACGTCCAACTGCGGAAACGGAATTTCAATCCCCTGTTCATCAAAGGTGAGCTTGATTTTTTCATTCAAACGCCACTTTGTCGCCCAGTATTCCTCTGTCTTTACCCATGCACGAAGTCCCAAAATCACACTGTCTGCCGCCAGCTCGTCCACAAAGACCTGCATCTCCTGGTCTGACATAATACTGGCATCCTCGTGGAGCAGTGTTTCCAAAATTTTCTTGGCTTTTTTCAAATCTGCCTGATAGGAAATTCCTACCTTAATTTCCAGCTTGCGGTTGTCTTTTGCCGTCACATTGACAATACTGGAATTGGTAAGCGCTCCGTTTGGAACGGTAATTCTTCGGTTATCCACTGTGGATAAGGTTGTGTAAAAAAGGTCAATTTTTACAACCGTGCCCTCTTGCTTTCCCGAATTTTCAATAATATAATCTCCGATTACAAAAGGTCTTAAAATCAGGATAATCACTCCGCCTGCAAGGTTTGACAAGCCCCCCTGCAAGGCAAGACCAATGGCAACACCACTGGATGCCAAAAGTGCGGCAATGGAAGACTCCTTCACTCCAAAGCTGGTTGCAATGGAAACAATCAGGAAGAAATACATGGCAGCCTTTGCGAATGAGGATACAAATTGTGTAACTCCAGTATCTGCATTCGCCCTGTTCATAGATGCCACAATCAATTTGCAAAGTTTATGAATGATTTTACTGGCAACTACATAGACCAAAATTGCCAGAAGGACTCTCCCTGCAAAGCTTCCGATTAAGGGCAGCTTCTGACTCCAGTAATCCCATGTGAGATACTGTCTGAAAAACTCTCCAATTCCCGCAATTTCCAGCGGTTCTGTCAATGCGTCTGTCAAGATAATTCTCATCTTCTGTTTTCCTCTTTTTTGTGTTCTTCTTTTATTTTTTTCTCCAATTCACGGCGTACCTTAGACTCTTTTACCATCTTTTCCCCACATTCTTTTACAGAAAAAATCTGTACGGAAAGAGGGGCTACCTGAATTTCTATGGAATAAGGTCTTTCGTCCTTTTCCTCTTTTTTTGCTTTCTGTACTCCGCTGTTTTTTACGCCTGTACCTCCAAAGCTTTCATCATCACTGTTAAAAATTTCTCTGTACTCTCCTGCATAAGGAACACCCATCGCATAAGCTTCATACGCCAAATCAGAAAAGTTACATACCACAACTAAGGTATCTGCTTTTTTCTCTGCTTTCCGAAGGAAGGTAAGCATATTTTTTTCTGCTTCTATATGATTAATCCATTCAAAGCCGTCAGGAGTATCATCATATTCATAGAGCGCCGGATAATCCTGATAAAGCTTTAATAATGCTTTTACATAGTCCTGCATCTGTTTATGTTCCTTCTCTTCTAACAGCTCCCAATCAAGAGGGGTCTTTTCAGACCATTCCCTTTCCTGGGCAAAGTCCTGTCCCATGAATAAAAGCTTTTTGCCGGGATGTGTCATCCAAAAGCCATAGGCTGCTCGCAGATTTGCAAGCTTCCTATCTTTTTCACCGGGCATTTTATTAAGAAAAGAACCTTTTCCGTGTACTACCTCATCATGAGAAAAACTAAGCAAAAATTTTTCACTATATGCGTATAACATACTAAAGGTCAGCTCATCATGGACACCGCTTCTGAAAATCGGGTCTTTTCTCATATAATCCAGAAAATCATTCTGCCATCCCATATTCCATTTTCTGTCAAATCCCAAGCCATTATCCTCTAAATCTCCCGTAACAGCCGGCCATGCAGTAGACTCCTCTGCAATTAAAAGGGCATCGGGATATTTTTTCTTAAAAATAGAATTTAAGTGTTTCAAAAACTCTACTGCTTCCAGATTTTCATTTCCGCCATACATATTCGGCTGCCACTGTCCATCCTGTCTTCCGTAATCCAGATAAAGCATAGACGCCACCGCATCCATACGGATACCGTCTGCATGGTATTTTTCCGCCCAAAACAGAGCATTGGATATGAGGAAATTCTTTACTTCAGGGCTGGCATAGTCAAATACCAGCGTTCCCCAGTGAGGATGCTCTGCCTTCTCTGCTTGGGAATACTCATAAAGAGCTGTGCCGTCAAAGCCTGCCAAAGCAAAATCATCTTTTGGAAAATGTGCCGGAACCCAGTCTAAAATCACGCCGATATCATTTTGGTGCATATAATCCACAAAATACATAAAGTCTTCGCAATTTCCAAAGCGACTGGTAGGAGCATAATATCCTGTCACCTGATAGCCCCATGACTCATCTAAAGGATGCTCCATCACAGGTAATAATTCCACATGAGTATATCCCATCTCTTTCACGTACGCACACAGCATTTTCGCCAATTCCCGGTAATTATAAAATTCTCTGCCGTCCTCCGGCTTTTTCCATGAGCCTAAATGCACTTCGTATATGGAAAGTGGTCTGTCCTCTCCTTGGAGCTTACCTCTTTTGTTCATCCACAGACTGTCTTCCCACTGATAACCGGACAAATCTGTTACCACAGAAGCATTGCACGGACGGACCTCAGCCTGATTTGCATAAGGGTCTGCTTTTAAAAACACCCGCAAATCTTTTGTTTTAATTTCATACTTGTATAAATCAGAGAGTTTGACACCGGGAATAAACAATTCAAAAATCCCAGACCGGGAAAGCCGGTTCATCGGATGTACTCTGCCGTCCCAATGGTTAAAATCCCCTACCACACTGACACGCAGGGCATTGGGCGCCCAAACTGCGAAATGTACTCCCCAAACGCCTTTTATCTTTTGATAATGCGCTCCTAATTTTTCGTATATATCATAACAAATTCCCGCACAGAATTTCTTTTCTTCCTCTTCTGTAATCTGGCTCTCAAAATAATAAGGGTCTTGTACCAGCTTTTCTTCACCGTTTTTCAAAAACACCTGATACGTATAATTTAAAATCTGCTTTTCCGGTATCAGACAGGCAAAAAATCCCGCCTCATCCTGCATTTCCATTTTATATTCCCGTTTCTTTTTCCCAAAAAGAAGTTTTACTTTTCGTGCTTCCGGAAAAAAGCATTGAAAAAGAATACCGTTTTTCATAATTTTCGGTTTCAGTGTTTTCTGCGGCTCGCTTTCCTCTGAATAAACAAGAGCCTCTATCTTTTGCCAATCCATTAAATTATATAATTCCTCAGACATATTGCGCCTCCTTTTTTCTATATTATCATCAATCCGGTAAATTGTAAAGTTTTGCCCTGTTTCTCTTAAAATTTGTATATATAAATTGTATATTTTTTGTTTTTATAACAGAAAATGATTGTGAATTTTATACATATCAAGTATAATAGGAATAGCTTCGCAAAGTGAAGGTTCATTTCCCTTTGGCTGCGTATTTGACTATTAGGAGGAGGTATCAAAGCATGCTTGACCAAAGTTATTATGAAAAAACCGATGAAATCATCGAATTTTATGGCCGTAAAGCAAGTTCATTAATTCCCATTATGCAGGATATTCAGGCAGAATATCGTTATCTGCCCGGAGAGCTGCTGACCTATGTTGCGAAAGAAATCGGAGTACGTGAGGCAAAAGCTTACAGTGTGGCAACTTTCTATGAAAATTTCTCTTTTGAACCAAAGGGAAAATACATAATTAAAGTTTGTGACGGAACTGCCTGTCATGTCCGCAAATCTATTCCTATTTTAGAAGCCCTGCAAAAGGAGCTGGGGCTTAGCAAGAAAAAGCATACCACAGATGATATGCTGTTCACCGTAGAAACGGTTTCCTGTCTGGGCGCCTGCGGATTAGCGCCTACTATGACGGTAAACAACGAAGTTTATCCTTCCATGACGCCGGAAAAAGCTCTGAATTTAATCGCAGAACTGAGAGGTGATAATGTATGATAATTGAAAACAGAGAAGCTTTATTAAAAGAAAGAGAAGCTGCCCGTGAAGAACTGGCTTCTTATAAATGTCGTATTTTAGTCTGTGCGGGAACAGGATGTGTAGCCTCCGGTTCTGAGAAAATCTACCAGAAAATGGTTGAGCTCTGTCAGGATTTAGAAGGGGTTTCCGTTGAATTTCAAAAAGACGTTCCCCATATCGGCACAGTAAAAACAGGATGTCAGGGAATTTGTGAATTAGGCCCTTTGGTACGTATCGAGCCTTATCATTATCAGTATGTAAAAGTACAGGAGGACGACTGTGCTGAAATTTTCCAGCGCACGGTTTTAAATGAAGAGCCGGTAGAACGTCTTTTCTATAAAAAAGGCGGTAAAGCTTATCCGACTCCCGATGAAATTCCTTTTATTGCAAAACAGACTCGTATTGCTTTGGAAAACTGCGGTAAATTTGACGCAGAGTCTCTTGATGAATATATTGCTTCCGGCGGCTATGAGGCTTTATCAAAAGCGCTTTTTGACATGACTCCGGAAGATGTTTTAAATGAAGTGGATAAGTCCAAACTCCGCGGAAGAGGAGGCGGCGGCTTCCCTACGGGACGCAAATGGAAACAGGTTGCAGCTCACAAGGATGTAGCGGAACATTTTGTGGTATGTAACGGAGACGAAGGCGACCCCGGCGCTTTCATGGACGGCAGTGTTATGGAAGGCGACCCATATCGTCTGATTGAAGGTATGACTATTGCCGCTTACGCAACAGGCGCTCAAAATGGTTATATTTATGTTCGTGCCGAATATCCTCTTTCCGTTGCAAGACTTCGCAAGGCAATCCGACAGGCGGAAGAAAAAGGGCTTTTAGGCGACCATATTTTAGGTACGGATTTCCAGTTCCACATGCACATCAACCGTGGTGCAGGAGCATTTGTATGCGGCGAGGGTTCTGCTCTTACTGCTTCTATTGAAGGCGACAGAGGTATGCCTCGTGTAAAACCGCCTCGTACTGTTGACAAAGGTCTTTGGGCAAAGCCTACGGTTTTAAATAATGTAGAAACCTTTGCCAATGTACCGGGAATTGTATTAAAAGGCGCTGACTGGTTCAAAACCATCGGTACAGAAGGAAGTCCCGGAACAAAGACCTTCTCCATTACCGGTGCCATTGAAAATACAGGGCTGATTGAAGTGCCTATGGGTACTACTTTAAGAGAGATTATCTATGACATCGGCGGCGGCATCAAAGGCGGCGGTGATTTTAAAGCCATTCAGATTGGCGGTCCTTCCGGCGGATGTCTGACAAAAGAACATCTTGACGTTGGGCTGGATTTTGACAGCGTAAAAAAATACAATGCCATTATGGGCTCCGGCGGTCTTGTTGTTATGGATGAGAATACCTGTATGGTAGAGGTTGCCCGTTTCTTTATGAGCTTTACCCAAAGAGAGTCCTGCGGAAAATGTGTTCCATGCCGTGAGGGAACAAAACGTATGCTGGAAATTCTGGAGAGAATTGTCAATGGCGAGGGCAAGCTGGAAGATTTGGACACACTGGAAGAACTGGCTGCCATGGTGAAAAATATGGCTTTATGCGGTCTCGGAAAGAGCGCTCCTCTTCCGGTTATCAGTACTTTGAAAACCTTCCGCAAGGAATATGAAGAACATATTGTAGAGCATAAATGTGCTGCGAAAAACTGTACTGCCATGAGAAAATATGTAATCAATCCTGAATTTTGTAAGGGCTGCGGCAAATGTGCGAAGAACTGTCCGGTAGGTGCAATTACCGGTGTGCGCAAGGAAGCTTATCACATCAATCCAAATCTTTGTATTAAATGTGACTCTTGCCGTGATAACTGTGCATTTGATGCAGTGTATGTTGAATATTAGGAGGGATGATTATGGGATTTATGACAATAGACGGCAGAAAAGTAGAATTTACCGATGAAAAAAACGTACTTTCTGTCATTAGAAAAGCCGGTATTGATTTACCTACACTTTGCTATCATTCTGAGCTGTCCACCTTTGGCGCATGTCGTTTATGTACCGTAGAGGATGACAGAGGACGTACCTTTGCTTCCTGTTCAGAGGAGCCCAGAGACGGCATGGTAATTTATACCAATTCCGGAAGAATTAAAAAATATCGTAAAATGATTGTAGAACTGCTCCTTTCCGCACACTGCCGTGACTGTACTACTTGTGTGAAAAGCGGCGAATGTAAGTTGCAGGAGCTGGCTCACAGAATGAACATCACTACGGTTCGTTTCCAGAATACCAGAGAGGAAAAGCCTTTAGATACAAGCTCTCCTGCTCTTATTCGTGACCCGAATAAATGTATTCTCTGCGGAAACTGTGTTCGTGCATGCCGTGAGCTTCAGGGACTGGAGGTTTTAGGCTTTACCCACCGTGGTACAGATGCTATGGTAACGCCTGCCTTTGACAAGCCACTTTCTGAAACAGACTGTGTAAGCTGCGGTCAATGCCGTGTTTTCTGTCCAACGGGCGCTATCAGCATCCGCACCAATATGGATGAGGTCTGGGACGCTATCAATGATCCGGATACACGGGTTATCGCACAGGTTGCTCCGGCTGTCCGTGTAGCGGTAGGCGATGCCTTCGGATTAACAAAGGGACACAGTGTAATGGGCAAGCTGGTAGCTGTTCTTCACCGCATGGGCTTTGATGAAGTTTACGACACTACCTTTGCAGCTGACCTTACCATTATGGAGGAGTCCAAGGAATTTTTAAACCGTGTGGAAAAGAATGAAAAACTTCCTCTTTTAACCTCCTGCTGTCCTGCATGGGTAAAATTTGTATGTGACCAATATCCTGAGTTTAAAGATAATTTATCTACCTGTCGTTCCCCACAGGGAATGTTCTCGGCAGTTATTAAGGAATATTATAAAAATCCGGAAAGAAGCCAGAATAAGAAAACCTTCGTGGTTTCCATTATGCCATGTACAGCAAAGAAAATGGAAATCCTGCGCTCCAACAATTTTACTCATGGAGAACAGGATACCGATATTGTACTGACTACTACGGAAATCATCCGTATGATTAACAATTCCGGTATTGACTTTGCTTCTCAGGAAACAGAGGCATGCGATATGCCCTTTGGCTTTGGCTCCGGTGCAGGCGCTATCTTCGGTGTGACCGGAGGCGTTACAGAAGCAATGCTTCGCCGCCTTGCTGATGACCATAATAAAGCGACCATGGATGCCATTGCAGAAGCAGGGGCTCGTGGTGACGAGGGTATTAAAGAGTTCACTGTAAATTATAAAGGCACTGACTTAAATGTCTGCGTTGCCAGCGGACTTGCCAATGCACAGACTGTTATGGAAGATGTGAAAAGCGGAAGAAAGCATTACCATATTATTGAAATCATGGCATGCCGCAGAGGATGTATCATGGGCGGCGGACAGCCTCCAAGAGCCGGTGACCGTACCAAATCAGCCCGCCGTGACGGACTGTATCAGGCAGACCATGTGACAAGTATCCGAAAAGCTGACGAAAATCCATTAATTCTCGCTCTTTACGATACCTTACTGAAAGATAAGACACATGAACTGCTTCATGTAGATAAATACTAAAAAGCAAAAATGAGGCTGTCGTTTTAAATATATATGTATTTAATGCGACAACCTCTTTTTAAATTTTAGAAATATTGAATGACCGCTCCCAAGGCTTCTGCCTCTTTTTCCTCATGGGTAATACAGATGACCGTTTTCCCCTCACAGCTTTTTTTCAAAAACTGAATAACCCTTTCTTTCATTTCTTTATCCAAGCCCTTAAAGGGTTCGTCCAAGAACAGGATATCCCATTTTGCATACAATGCCCTTAAAATCGCCACTCGTCTTTTCATTCCTCCCGACAATTCTCTTACCGGCTGATGGCAGCAGTCCAGAAGTCCCACTGCTTCTAGCCCTTCCCGAATTTCTGTTTTTTCTTTTTGGACAAGGCGAATATTGGAAAGGACGTTTAGGTTTTCGCAAAGCCTATCCTCCTGAAAGACAACGCTGATATCCTTGCCTTCTATTCCTGCTACCTTTCCCCTGTCTGCCTGCTCCAGTCCGATGAGAATACGAAGCAATGTGGTTTTTCCTTTTCCGGAAGGCGCCATAATACAGGTTATCTGTCCTTCTGTCAGCTCCATATTCAGATTTTCGAACACTTGTCTGCCATCGTAACTTTTACTCAAGTTTTCTATCTTAATTGCCATGCTTTACATCCTTTCTACCCACGAAACAGCCTTATCCAGCGCTGCCAGAAAGATTTTTTCAAATATCATGCTGACTATAAGAATTACCATGGTCCATGCAAAAAGGTCTGGAGTATCCAGATACACTTTTGCCTCGTATAATCGCTCTCCCATAGAACCGTCAGGAATTCCGATTACCTCTGCAGCAACTCCCGCTTTCCAGCATAATCCCAGCGACACACTGCAGCCTGCTCTGAAAAAAGGCAGCACTTCAGAAAGATAAATGTAACGAATTTTGTTTTTTCCAGATACCTGAAACACCTGTGCCATTTCCAGAAGATTTTTATCTGTATTTTGAATACCGTTTAATACATTAGTGTAAATCACCGGAAACACCATGAGAAAAGAAATTGTTACAGAAAGGTTTTCGGAAGGAACCCAGATTAAAATTAAAATGACAAAGGATGCAACCGGAACAGATTTCATAGCAAGAATAAGAGGGGCAAAAAGCTCCTGTATTTTCGGAAGTCTTGACGCAATGCTTCCCCCGAGCACTCCTGCCAGTACAGCAAGGAAAAAACCGCCTATAATACGAAAAAGCGAAAAACAAATTGTCTTCCAAAAAGAAGCTTCAAAAATGAAACTGCCAAGTCTTTTCAGAACAGCAACAGGAGATACCAGAAGTATCTCCTGTCCAAGCCACAGACTGGCTATTTCCCATACAAGCAACCAGAAAAGCACTGCCCATAGCTTTATTTTTCTATTTTTCTTACTGGATGTAATAGAAGTCATGATTTGGTACTTCTCCTCCTACTGCCTGAGGATTTTGCGCTTTTAAAACCTCCAGATATCCGGAAAGTTTTTCTTCCATTTTCTCCCCGTCTATACAGACAATATTGCAGGCAGGAAGCGCTTTTTCCGCCACTGCTGCCGGCACAATGTCATATTTTTCGATTAGCTGTGCCGCATCTGTAACGTTCTCATTTACATAATCCACCGAAGTATGGTATTCCTTTAAAAATTCCTGCATTTCCTCTGGATTTTCTTCTGCAAACTCCTTACGGACAACCACAACTCCTGTAATCATGCTGCTTTTCTTTTCCTCACCTTCTTGTAATGCGTCCCATTCCTTTGTTAAATCAAGAGCAGTTCTAATCTCAGGATTTTTTGTCTGTGCCGTAGTGACAAAAGGCTGGGGCAGCATGGCAACTGCATTTTCCTGACTTGCTAAGGCAGCAACACATTCAGAATGTTCGCT
The DNA window shown above is from Blautia hansenii DSM 20583 and carries:
- the hypB gene encoding hydrogenase nickel incorporation protein HypB, with product MDKFKVLEIKKSVFSGNEKRADELRKQLKEKKLFLLNLMSSPGSGKTTTLTGTIKALKGELRIGVMEADIDSDVDAKTISDLGVKTIQLHTGGMCHLDAGMTAQGLEGLETDELDLAILENVGNLVCPAEFDTGAVKNAMILSVPEGHDKPLKYPLMFSVCDVVLINKVDVIPYFDFDMEACKKNILMRNPKAKIIPISAKTGEGMQQWFEWLLDEVKHWKE
- the glgB gene encoding 1,4-alpha-glucan branching protein GlgB — translated: MSEELYNLMDWQKIEALVYSEESEPQKTLKPKIMKNGILFQCFFPEARKVKLLFGKKKREYKMEMQDEAGFFACLIPEKQILNYTYQVFLKNGEEKLVQDPYYFESQITEEEEKKFCAGICYDIYEKLGAHYQKIKGVWGVHFAVWAPNALRVSVVGDFNHWDGRVHPMNRLSRSGIFELFIPGVKLSDLYKYEIKTKDLRVFLKADPYANQAEVRPCNASVVTDLSGYQWEDSLWMNKRGKLQGEDRPLSIYEVHLGSWKKPEDGREFYNYRELAKMLCAYVKEMGYTHVELLPVMEHPLDESWGYQVTGYYAPTSRFGNCEDFMYFVDYMHQNDIGVILDWVPAHFPKDDFALAGFDGTALYEYSQAEKAEHPHWGTLVFDYASPEVKNFLISNALFWAEKYHADGIRMDAVASMLYLDYGRQDGQWQPNMYGGNENLEAVEFLKHLNSIFKKKYPDALLIAEESTAWPAVTGDLEDNGLGFDRKWNMGWQNDFLDYMRKDPIFRSGVHDELTFSMLYAYSEKFLLSFSHDEVVHGKGSFLNKMPGEKDRKLANLRAAYGFWMTHPGKKLLFMGQDFAQEREWSEKTPLDWELLEEKEHKQMQDYVKALLKLYQDYPALYEYDDTPDGFEWINHIEAEKNMLTFLRKAEKKADTLVVVCNFSDLAYEAYAMGVPYAGEYREIFNSDDESFGGTGVKNSGVQKAKKEEKDERPYSIEIQVAPLSVQIFSVKECGEKMVKESKVRRELEKKIKEEHKKEENRR
- the bilS gene encoding flavodoxin family protein BilS is translated as MNMKTQVLYKSRTGNTEKLAKAIFEAVPGQCKDIAPLEGQTDYEMGDIYFIGFWTDRGSASVEVLDYLGSLQGKKIALFGTCGMGNDLEYYKKIEENIRVFIEDDNEYLGAYICQGKMPISVREKYLSMKTPENTKMINAMLRNFDMAMLHPDTQDLEGAKAFVQKVFEDIRKEELQYE
- a CDS encoding FAD-dependent oxidoreductase; translated protein: MAEKRELILKLGQKITDRIGHKVTVDDPEYWGLACVVTDEMAEVALKMKVRKPMTFSQILKATGKEEKELEKLLEEMSIVGLLEYNWENPKREKQYVLPMFVPGSAEFTNMNRKQLEEHPELGRFFERMSRLPLEKVTPMVPPGGAGIGMHVIPVEKAIEMENQSIDIEHISHWLKKYEGKYAASPCSCRLSRQTYEEGCADDPEDWCIAVGDMADYVVETQKGGRYITYEEVLDILKKAEDNGFVHQITNIDGKNKIFAICNCNVNVCYALRTSQLFNTPNMSRSAYVAHVKTENCVACGRCVEYCPAGAVKLGQKLCTKDGPIEYPKHELPDAVKWGPEKWDEDYRDNNRINCYDTGTAPCKTACPAHIAVQGYLKKAAQGKYREALALIKKENPFPAVCGHICNRRCEDACTRGTIDQAVAIDEVKKFIAKQDLTAENRYIPPIIPPTTGRLFEEKIAIIGGGPAGLSCAFYLAEKGYKPTVFEKNEKPGGMLVYGIPSFKLEKDVVEAEIDVMRQMGVEIKCGIEVGKDITLEELRKQGYKAFYLAIGCQGGRKANIQGEDAEGVMTAVDFLRTVGDNQNYPVEGRTVVVGGGNVAIDVARTASRCGASEVSMFCLESREIMPASEEEITEAQEEGITLNCGWGPKEILTENGKVKGIVFKKCLSVFDENKRFAPKFDEAVTMTVPCERVFLSIGQSIVWGNLLEGSKVELGRGNGAVADKVTYQTAEPDIFVGGDVYTGPKFAIDAIAAGKEGAISIHRFVQPHSSLTIGRNRRQFIELDKSNIQIEEYDNSSRQIPGVRKDIDAHKSFRDAKEAFTEEQVKKETARCLGCGASVVDENKCIGCGVCTTKCEFDAIHLYREHPECSTMHKSEDKMKVILPYAFKREMKIRFGKKEK
- a CDS encoding mechanosensitive ion channel family protein, giving the protein MRIILTDALTEPLEIAGIGEFFRQYLTWDYWSQKLPLIGSFAGRVLLAILVYVVASKIIHKLCKLIVASMNRANADTGVTQFVSSFAKAAMYFFLIVSIATSFGVKESSIAALLASSGVAIGLALQGGLSNLAGGVIILILRPFVIGDYIIENSGKQEGTVVKIDLFYTTLSTVDNRRITVPNGALTNSSIVNVTAKDNRKLEIKVGISYQADLKKAKKILETLLHEDASIMSDQEMQVFVDELAADSVILGLRAWVKTEEYWATKWRLNEKIKLTFDEQGIEIPFPQLDVHIK